In one Brassica oleracea var. oleracea cultivar TO1000 chromosome C9, BOL, whole genome shotgun sequence genomic region, the following are encoded:
- the LOC106319167 gene encoding serine/threonine-protein kinase ULK4: protein MNQYHIYEAIGHGKCSTVYKGRKKKSIEYFACKSVEKSRKSKVLQEVRILHSLNHPNVLKFYAWYETSAHMWLVLEYCVGGDLRTLLQQDTKLPEDSVYGLAYDLVIALLFLHSKGITYCDLKPSNILLDENGHIKLCDFGLARKLDDISKSPSTGKRGTPYYMAPELYEDGGVHSFASDLWALGCVLYECYTGRPPFVAREFTQLVKSIHSDPTPPLPGNPSRSFVNLIESLLIKDPAQRIQWADLCGHAFWKSKINLVQLPPQPTFDKMIGIHPKPCLSEHNGDRPNKTPPKSREKDPKGGSRHSESNTQGSRAHETPQKGTPAGSKVQTKLPSKPTEEKHVGRPGANRQVNILRLSRIAKANLQKENEKENYRRPLPNSNENCAEVKIENTDMELDFDEDNDEEGPEESEGNENTPCAKDERVLNQNESHQRQGVRSNNVPDESSSPNETPTSAGAKDCQEEQSEPIEVSAALPCASPLVKTHRGREVSGLTVNHDSSKTPNSISDVLWHLSDLSVRPVMPSKKSDKEAVPSLSFEAPQPSDFGKMGKQELEPLNNRIITVVSGSSAGISEKQNLIRYLETLSGNADAANILTNGPIMLVLVKVLRLSKTPAFRVQIASLIGLLIRHSTSIEDDLANSGILDSLTNGLRDKHEKVRRFSMAALGELLFYISTQNEHTDFKPTESPSKEIRSASGWQVSNALISLVTSTLRKGEDDLTQLYALRTIENICSQGAYWATRFSSQDLISNLCYIYRAVGKQESMRQTAGSCLVRLARFNPPCIQTVVEKLSLKEIASAFVKGSAREQQICLNLLNMAMIGSHTFPSFGRHLVTLAEEKNLFPSLLSVIEQGTEVLRGKAVLSVALLCKNSRRWLTNFFCNTRFLPVVDRLAKEKDTYVQQCLEAFVNVIASIIPGLLDTITSDIQQLMTGRRHGPGSTLNNRAAHKTNAHLFPVVLHLLGSSSFKNKLVTQQILRQLANLTKLVEASFQGRDDFRITLLQVLECIAEDAPLVKQNAEIIIREILPSLAAIYNGNKDGDARFLCLKIWFDSMTILLTECTDIEQQTSEDLKSVSNSHFLPLYPALIQDEDPIPAYAQKLLIMLVEFDYIKISNILHQNTVSQCFEFLLGDLSSANVNNVKLCLALASAPEMETKLLSQLKVVRRIGNLLEFVNAKDMEDFLEPTVSLCRAFLLRSLGNKKGLSSNYSKEPTLLSESSFTFEVDPQECIRDIADFGSNIGLFLHLAGLDDTSIAAADIASECVVLLLKAASREATTGFLTNLPKITPILDSWGRGKSTEMQLLVLKRILHCLGYACKQYLSQAMILSISGHDVNKINAIVSEIKNSDVAGLSSVASLVVVELQRLPHR, encoded by the exons ATGAACCAGTACCACATATACGAAGCTATTGGCCATGGCAAATGCTCG ACTGTGTACAAAGGAAGGAAGAAGAAGTCGATCGAGTATTTTGCCTGCAAGAGTGTCGAAAAGTCGCGCAAGAGCAAGGTTCTTCAAGAG GTCAGGATCCTTCACTCGCTAAATCATCCCAACGTACTCAAGTTCTATGCTTG GTACGAAACTTCTGCTCACATGTGGTTAGTTCTGGAATATTGCGTTGGGGGTGATCTCAGGACGTTACTGCAGCAG GACACTAAGCTGCCTGAAGATTCGGTCTATGGTCTTGCATATGATCTTGTCATAGCCCTGCT GTTTTTGCATTCGAAAGGAATTACATATTGTGATCTGAAGCCGTCAAACATCTTACTTGATGAAAATGGACATATTAAG CTGTGCGATTTTGGGTTGGCAAGGAAACTAGACGATATTTCTAAATCTCCTTCCACG GGAAAACGTGGAACTCCGTACTATATGGCTCCAGAACTATATGAAGATGGAGGGGTCCATTCTTTTGCTTCTGATCTATGGGCACTTGGCTGTGTGTTATATGAATGTTACACAGGGAGACCTCCTTTTGTGGCAAGAGAGTTCACCCAGCTTGTGAAATCTATTCATTCAGATCCAACTCCTCCACTGCCTGGAAATCCGAGCCGTTCATTCGTCAATCTTATTGAGTCTCTTCTTATCAAAGACCCAGCTCAAAGAATACAATGGGCAGATCTCTGTGGTCATGCATTTTGGAAGAGTAAGATAAATTTAGTACAGTTGCCTCCTCAGCCTACTTTTGATAAGATGATTGGCATTCACCCAAAGCCATGTCTTTCCGAGCATAACGGTGACAGACCAAACAAGACCCCTCCGAAGTCTCGGGAGAAAGATCCAAAAGGAGGTTCAAGACACAGTGAGAGCAATACTCAAGGTTCAAGGGCTCATGAGACGCCACAAAAGGGTACCCCTGCTGGTTCTAAAGTTCAAACGAAGCTTCCTAGTAAACCAACTGAGGAAAAGCATGTAGGTCGTCCGGGTGCTAACAGGCAGGTGAACATTCTAAGATTGTCAAGGATCGCAAAGGCAAATCTCCAAAAGGAAAACGAGAAGGAAAACTACAGGAGACCCTTACCTAATAGCAACGAGAACTGTGCTGAAGTTAAGATCGAGAACACTGATATGGAACTTGATTTTGATGAAGACAATGATGAAGAGGGACCAGAAGAATCAGAAGGAAATGAGAACACCCCTTGTGCAAAGGATGAAAGAGTTCTGAATCAAAATGAGAGTCACCAAAGACAAGGAGTTAGGAGCAATAATGTCCCTGATGAGAGCTCGTCTCCAAATGAAACACCAACCTCGGCTGGAGCCAAAGATTGCCAAGAAGAGCAGTCAGAACCCATTGAAGTGTCAGCTGCGCTACCTTGTGCTAGTCCTCTAGTTAAAACTCACAGAGGAAGAGAAGTTTCTGGGTTGACTGTTAATCACGACTCGTCTAAAACACCTAATAGCATCAGTGACGTCCTTTGGCATTTATCTGATCTTTCTGTTAGACCTGTGATGCCCAGCAAAAAATCTGACAAAGAAGCTGTGCCTTCTCTCTCATTCGAAGCACCACAGCCTTCTGATTTTGGTAAGATGGGAAAGCAAGAACTAGAACCGCTTAACAATAGGATCATAACGGTTGTAAGTGGGAGTAGTGCTGGCATCTCAGAGAAACAGAATTTGATCAGATACCTCGAGACACTGAGTGGCAATGCTGATGCAGCCAACATCTTGACCAACGGGCCAATAATGCTTGTGCTTGTTAAAGTTCTGCGATTATCCAAGACCCCGGCGTTTCGTGTACAAATTGCTTCACTAATTGGTTTGTTAATTCGCCATTCTACTTCTATTGAGGATGACCTGGCAAACTCTGGTATTTTAGACTCTCTTACCAATGGCCTCAGAGACAAGCATGAAAAAGTGAGAAGGTTCTCTATGGCAGCTCTAGGTGAATTGCTATTCTACATCTCGACTCAAAATGAGCATACGGATTTTAAACCAACAGAATCTCCATCTAAAGAAATCCGGTCTGCATCAGGTTGGCAG GTTTCAAATGCATTGATCTCTCTGGTAACATCTACCTTACGCAAAGGAGAGGATGACCTGACTCAGCTCTACGCGTTAAGGACAATAGAAAACATCTGCAGTCAAGGAGCTTATTGGGCCACCCGTTTCTCTAGCCAAGATTTGATAAGCAACCTCTGCTATATTTACAGGGCAGTAGGGAAACAGGAGAGCATGAGGCAGACTGCTGGATCATGTTTGGTCCGTCTTGCTCGTTTTAACCCTCCTTGCATTCAGACGGTTGTAGAAAAGCTTTCACTGAAGGAAATAGCTTCAGCTTTTGTGAAAGGCAGCGCACGAGAGCAGCAAATCTGCTTAAATCTTCTGAATATGGCTATGATTGGAAGTCACACATTCCCAAGCTTTGGAAGGCATCTTGTGACATTGGCAGAGGAGAAAAATCTCTTCCCTAGTTTGCTTTCCGTCATAGAGCAAGGAACTGAAGTTCTGAGGGGTAAAGCTGTTCTCTCCGTTGCACTTCTCTGCAAAAACAGTAGGCGATGGCTAACAAATTTCTTCTGCAATACAAGATTTCTTCCTGTGGTAGACAGATTAGCCAAAGAAAAAGACACTTATGTGCAACAATGTCTTGAGGCATTCGTGAATGTGATTGCCTCCATAATACCGGGTTTGCTGGATACGATAACCAGTGATATCCAGCAACTAATGACAGGAAGACGCCATGGACCTGGCTCTACCCTCAACAATCGAGCTGCTCATAAGACTAATGCACACTTGTTCCCTGTGGTTCTTCATCTTCTTGGAAGTTCTTCGTTTAAGAACAAATTGGTAACCCAACAAATTCTACGCCAGTTGGCAAATCTTACAAAACTTGTGGAAGCTTCATTTCAG GGACGAGATGACTTCCGTATAACTCTTCTTCAAGTTCTAGAATGCATAGCAGAAGATGCTCCTCTGGTTAAACAAAACGCTGAGATTATCATCCGTGAGATTCTCCCATCTCTGGCTGCAATTTACAATGGTAACAAAGACGGGGACGCTCGGTTTCTCTGTTTGAAGATCTGGTTCGATTCAATGACAATCCTCTTAACCGAGTGCACGGACATCGAGCAACAAACATCCGAGGATTTGAAATCAGTATCCAACTCTCATTTCCTCCCACTATACCCTGCACTGATCCAAGACGAAGATCCAATCCCAGCATACGCACAAAAGCTCCTCATCATGCTCGTTGAGTTTGATTACATAAAAATCTCCAACATACTGCATCAGAATACAGTTTCACAATGCTTCGAGTTTCTTCTCGGAGACTTATCAAGCGCAAATGTGAACAACGTCAAGCTCTGTCTTGCCTTGGCTTCAGCTCCAGAGATGGAAACTAAGCTACTTTCTCAGCTCAAAGTGGTGAGAAGAATCGGGAATCTGCTAGAGTTCGTGAACGCCAAAGACATGGAAGATTTCCTTGAGCCTACTGTGAGTCTCTGCAGAGCTTTTCTGCTAAGGTCACTTGGGAACAAGAAAGGTCTCAGCTCCAACTACTCGAAAGAGCCAACGCTTTTATCAGAGTCATCTTTCACATTCGAGGTCGATCCGCAGGAGTGTATAAGAGACATTGCAGATTTTGGTAGCAACATTGGCTTGTTCTTGCACCTCGCGGGTCTAGATGACACGAGCATCGCAGCAGCAGATATTGCTTCTGAATGCGTCGTGTTGCTACTTAAAGCTGCTTCGAGAGAAGCCACGACAGGGTTTTTAACTAACCTTCCTAAGATCACACCGATTCTGGACTCATGGGGCAGGGGGAAGAGCACGGAGATGCAACTGTTGGTTCTGAAGAGAATCTTGCATTGTTTGGGTTATGCGTGCAAGCAGTATCTATCGCAGGCGATGATTTTGTCGATATCAGGACACGATGTCAATAAGATCAACGCCATAGTCTCTGAGATCAAGAACTCAGACGTCGCTGGTCTTAGTAGCGTCGCTTCTCTCGTTGTTGTGGAGCTGCAGAGGTTGCCTCATCGTTGA
- the LOC106316346 gene encoding classical arabinogalactan protein 25: MMKKKMASSSFLNKLLIIILFISLSSLSSLSSSLPSTPTISPPFQELSPEIAPLLPSPGDALPSGAGAGTIPSSPSPPDPDTSDGSSYPDPAFAPFASPPVSSPAPPSHPLAGVVLLFLIVSSASLWLRGVIALL; this comes from the coding sequence ATGATGAAGAAGAAGATGGCTTCTTCCTCTTTTCTCAATAAACTTCTCATCATCATCCTCTTCATCTCTCTCTCCTCTCTTTCTTCTCTCTCTTCCTCTCTACCTTCTACTCCAACCATTTCTCCTCCCTTCCAAGAGCTTTCGCCGGAGATCGCTCCTCTCCTCCCTTCCCCAGGAGACGCTTTACCTTCCGGCGCCGGCGCCGGTACAATCCCTTCTTCTCCAAGCCCTCCTGATCCCGACACTAGCGACGGCTCCTCGTACCCTGACCCGGCTTTTGCTCCCTTCGCTTCTCCGCCGGTTTCTTCTCCTGCTCCACCGTCTCATCCTCTCGCCGGAGTTGTACTCCTCTTTCTCATTGTCTCATCCGCCTCGCTATGGCTCCGTGGCGTTATAGCACTACTATAG
- the LOC106312947 gene encoding tubby-like F-box protein 11 isoform X1, whose product MTLRSLILEMRSRSHRVVHDLASAADSTPPASSESNRWSDIPEELLREILIRVEAADGGNWPSRRSVVACAGVCRGWRLLMNETVGVPEISSKLTFPISLKQPGPRESLVQCFIKRNRATQSYHLYLGLTNCEHLHLFNLFLIQQTREWTKDIYSESLIPFLVSWILKLFDSHVLAALTDEGKFLLAASKLKHTTCTDYIISLRSDDMSRRSQAYVGKVRSNFLGTKFTVFDGNMLPSSTSTGPARLRKNRSYNPAKASAKVPLGSFPVSHITYELNVLGSRGPRKMQCVMDTIPTSAMEQPRGVSSSEPSEFPYLGGSQSTFSRSQSKPSRSSSSGDLSHLKETPLVLSNKTPRWHEQLRCWCLNFHGRVTVASVKNFQLVAAAASSGGEGLSPERQNERIILQFGKVGKDMFTMDYGYPISAFQAFAICLSSFETRIACE is encoded by the exons ATGACCTTACGAAGCTTAATCCTTGAGATGCGCTCGAGGTCGCATCGTGTGGTGCACGACCTCGCCTCCGCCGCCGACTCGACTCCCCCCGCCTCATCTGAATCTAATCGCTGGTCAGACATCCCAGAGGAGCTTTTGAGGGAAATTCTCATCAGGGTCGAGGCTGCCGACGGTGGCAATTGGCCGTCGCGACGCAGCGTGGTGGCTTGTGCCGGAGTCTGCCGCGGATGGCGGCTGCTTATGAACGAAACCGTCGGCGTCCCTGAGATCTCTTCTAAATTGACTTTCCCCATCTCCCTCAAGCAG CCTGGTCCAAGGGAGTCTCTGGTTCAGTGCTTCATCAAACGTAACCGAGCTACGCAATCATACCATTTGTATCTCGGATTAACCAACTGTGAGCATCTTCATCTCTTTAACTTGTTCTTAATCCAACAGACAAGAGAGTGGACAAAAGATATCTACTCTGAGAGTCTGATTCCTTTCCTCGTGTCTTGGATTCTGAAGTTGTTTGATTCGCATGTCCTTGCAGCATTAACTGATGAGGGGAAGTTTCTTCTTGCTGCGAGTAAGTTAAAGCACACCACTTGCACTGATTATATTATTTCTTTGCGCTCTGATGATATGTCGAGGAGAAGCCAAGCTTATGTTGGCAAAGTCAG ATCGAACTTCCTAGGAACTAAATTCACAGTCTTCGACGGAAACATGCTGCCGTCGTCAACGTCAACTGGACCCGCAAGGCTGAGAAAGAACCGATCTTATAATCCCGCAAAAGCTTCAGCGAAAGTTCCCCTTGGAAGCTTCCCGGTCTCTCATATCACATACGAGTTGAATGTCTTAGGCTCCAG GGGACCAAGGAAGATGCAATGCGTGATGGATACAATACCTACAAGTGCAATGGAGCAACCTCGAGGAGTATCATCTTCAGAGCCATCAGAGTTTCCTTACCTCGGTGGTTCTCAGTCAACTTTTTCCAGGTCTCAATCGAAACCTTCACGCAGCAGCAGCAGCGGCGACTTAAGCCACCTGAAAGAGACACCGTTAGTGCTGAGCAACAAGACACCACGGTGGCATGAGCAGCTACGTTGCTGGTGCTTGAACTTCCACGGCCGCGTCACAGTGGCTTCAGTTAAGAACTTTCAACTAGTGGCTGCGGCAGCTAGCAGCGGTGGCGAGGGGTTGTCACCGGAGAGGCAGAACGAGCGGATAATACTGCAGTTTGGGAAAGTTGGGAAAGATATGTTCACTATGGATTATGGATACCCAATCTCAGCTTTCCAGGCCTTTGCCATTTGCTTGAGCAGCTTTGAGACTAGAATCGCCTGTGAATAA
- the LOC106312947 gene encoding tubby-like F-box protein 11 isoform X2 has translation MTLRSLILEMRSRSHRVVHDLASAADSTPPASSESNRWSDIPEELLREILIRVEAADGGNWPSRRSVVACAGVCRGWRLLMNETVGVPEISSKLTFPISLKQPGPRESLVQCFIKRNRATQSYHLYLGLTNSLTDEGKFLLAASKLKHTTCTDYIISLRSDDMSRRSQAYVGKVRSNFLGTKFTVFDGNMLPSSTSTGPARLRKNRSYNPAKASAKVPLGSFPVSHITYELNVLGSRGPRKMQCVMDTIPTSAMEQPRGVSSSEPSEFPYLGGSQSTFSRSQSKPSRSSSSGDLSHLKETPLVLSNKTPRWHEQLRCWCLNFHGRVTVASVKNFQLVAAAASSGGEGLSPERQNERIILQFGKVGKDMFTMDYGYPISAFQAFAICLSSFETRIACE, from the exons ATGACCTTACGAAGCTTAATCCTTGAGATGCGCTCGAGGTCGCATCGTGTGGTGCACGACCTCGCCTCCGCCGCCGACTCGACTCCCCCCGCCTCATCTGAATCTAATCGCTGGTCAGACATCCCAGAGGAGCTTTTGAGGGAAATTCTCATCAGGGTCGAGGCTGCCGACGGTGGCAATTGGCCGTCGCGACGCAGCGTGGTGGCTTGTGCCGGAGTCTGCCGCGGATGGCGGCTGCTTATGAACGAAACCGTCGGCGTCCCTGAGATCTCTTCTAAATTGACTTTCCCCATCTCCCTCAAGCAG CCTGGTCCAAGGGAGTCTCTGGTTCAGTGCTTCATCAAACGTAACCGAGCTACGCAATCATACCATTTGTATCTCGGATTAACCAACT CATTAACTGATGAGGGGAAGTTTCTTCTTGCTGCGAGTAAGTTAAAGCACACCACTTGCACTGATTATATTATTTCTTTGCGCTCTGATGATATGTCGAGGAGAAGCCAAGCTTATGTTGGCAAAGTCAG ATCGAACTTCCTAGGAACTAAATTCACAGTCTTCGACGGAAACATGCTGCCGTCGTCAACGTCAACTGGACCCGCAAGGCTGAGAAAGAACCGATCTTATAATCCCGCAAAAGCTTCAGCGAAAGTTCCCCTTGGAAGCTTCCCGGTCTCTCATATCACATACGAGTTGAATGTCTTAGGCTCCAG GGGACCAAGGAAGATGCAATGCGTGATGGATACAATACCTACAAGTGCAATGGAGCAACCTCGAGGAGTATCATCTTCAGAGCCATCAGAGTTTCCTTACCTCGGTGGTTCTCAGTCAACTTTTTCCAGGTCTCAATCGAAACCTTCACGCAGCAGCAGCAGCGGCGACTTAAGCCACCTGAAAGAGACACCGTTAGTGCTGAGCAACAAGACACCACGGTGGCATGAGCAGCTACGTTGCTGGTGCTTGAACTTCCACGGCCGCGTCACAGTGGCTTCAGTTAAGAACTTTCAACTAGTGGCTGCGGCAGCTAGCAGCGGTGGCGAGGGGTTGTCACCGGAGAGGCAGAACGAGCGGATAATACTGCAGTTTGGGAAAGTTGGGAAAGATATGTTCACTATGGATTATGGATACCCAATCTCAGCTTTCCAGGCCTTTGCCATTTGCTTGAGCAGCTTTGAGACTAGAATCGCCTGTGAATAA